In one window of Miscanthus floridulus cultivar M001 chromosome 12, ASM1932011v1, whole genome shotgun sequence DNA:
- the LOC136495486 gene encoding protein ALP1-like: protein MFQDYLADNPTYGPDLFRRRFRMNRDLFLRIMNAVEAHDYYFVQKRDATGVLGLSCFQKVTAALRMLTYGVPADATDEYVRIGESTALESLRRFVAAVVEIFEAEYLRHPNEADIARLLALNEKRGFPGMLGSIDCMHWAWKNCPVESQGQYKGHVNKPTIILEAVASHDLWIWHAFFGMPGSHNDINVLHRSPLFDNLAEGIAPEVNYTINGHDYKMGYYLADGIYPPWATLVKSISLPMGNKRKYFAKAQESARKDVERTFGAFQSRFAIVRQPGRVWDTETLALIMRACVIMHNMIVEDETHFQLKEDLIEHLWNHHPDLYPMEPAS, encoded by the exons ATGTTTCAAGATTATTTGGCGGATAATCCGACGTATGGTCCAGATTTATTCCGTCGGAG ATTCAGAATGAATAGGGATCTTTTCCTACGCATCATGAATGCTGTTGAAGCACATGATTATTACTTTGTGCAGAAAAGGGATGCGACAGGTGTGCTTGGTCTGAGTTGCTTCCAAAAAGTCACTGCCGCTCTACGTATGCTCACATATGGGGTTCCTGCTGATGCTACAGATGAGTACGTTCGCATTGGCGAAAGCACTGCACTTGAGAGCCTACGTAGGTTTGTTGCTGCAGTTGTTGAAATATTTGAAGCGGAATACCTGAGACATCCCAATGAGGCTGACATAGCACGCTTACTGGCACTCAATGAGAAAAGAGGTTTCCCTGGAATGTTAGGGTCTATCGATTGTATGCATTGGGCATGGAAGAATTGTCCAGTTGAATCGCAGGGTCAGTACAAGGGGCATGTGAACAAGCCAACTATCATTTTAGAAGCTGTTGCGTCTCATGACCTTTGGATATGGCATGCATTTTTTGGGATGCCTGGGTCTCATAATGATATCAATGTCCTTCACCGGTCTCCATTATTTGACAACCTGGCGGAAGGTATTGCTCCAGAGGTGAACTATACCATTAATGGTCACGATTACAAGATGGGTTATTATCTCGCCGATGGTATATATCCCCCCTGGGCTACTTTAGTGAAGTCCATCTCTCTTCCTATGGGTAACAAGAGGAAATACTTTGCCAAAGCGCAAGAATCAGCGAGGAAGGATGTTGAAAGAACTTTTGGGGCTTTTCAATCTAGGTTTGCCATTGTTCGACAACCAGGTCGCGTTTGGGACACAGAGACGCTAGCATTGATCATGAGGGCTTGTGTCATCATGCACAATATGATTGTTGAAGATGAAACACATTTCCAGTTGAAAGAAGACCTCATCGAGCACCTATGGAACCATCATCCTGATCTATATCCTATGGAACCAGCATCATGA
- the LOC136495886 gene encoding purple acid phosphatase 15-like — protein sequence MAAAAWAAWLIAGWHAPWYTTYKAHYREAKCMRVEMEELLYAYGVDVVFTGHVHAYERSNRVFNYTLDACSPMYISVGDGGNREKMATAHADDPGHCPDPASTPDPFIGGRLYATNFTTGPAAGRFCWDRQPDYSAYRESSFGHGVLEVKNDTRALWRWHRNQDLNADEVYIVREPDKCLGDGVGVFCVSYLAWEPDKYTGREGSEQAAEPPPVSRVGAGGAAVAQMMVGLALGWPWQRRARAPGARLRHGRAKVSMAYMSTPRSAPTLAGGGLPWGGLLASRGGRRVGAAAWW from the exons ATGGCGGCGGCTGCATGGGCGGCGTGGCTAATCGCCGGCTGGCACGCGCCCTGGTACACCACGTACAAGGCTCACTACAGGGAAGCCAAGTGCATGAGGGTGGAGATGGAGGAGCTCCTCTACGCCTACGGCGTCGACGTCGTCTTCACCGGCCAT GTGCACGCGTACGAGCGGTCGAACCGGGTATTCAACTACACGCTGGACGCGTGCAGCCCCATGTACATCTCGGTGGGCGACGGCGGCAACCGCGAGAAGATGGCGACGGCGCACGCGGACGACCCGGGCCACTGCCCGGACCCGGCATCGACGCCAGACCCCTTCATAGGCGGCCGCCTCTACGCGACCAACTTCACGACGGGCCCCGCCGCGGGGCGCTTCTGCTGGGACCGCCAGCCGGACTACAGCGCGTACAGGGAGAGTAGCTTCGGGCACGGCGTGCTGGAGGTGAAGAATGACACACGCGCGCTCTGGCGGTGGCACCGCAACCAGGACCTCAACGCCGACGAGGTCTACATCGTCAGGGAGCCTGACAAGTGCCTCGGGGATGGCGTGGGAGTCTTCTGTGTTTCGTATTTAGCGTGGGAGCCCGACAAGTACACCGGACGAGAAGGCAGCGAGCAAGCTGCCGAGCCGCCGCCGGTCTCGCGTGTAGGGGCCGGGGGCGCTGCTGTCGCGCAGATGATGGTCGGCCTCGCCCTCGGCTGGCCATGGCAACGGCGAGCACGTGCGCCCGGAGCtcggctccgccatggccgcgcgaAGGTGAGCATGGCCTACATGAGCACGCCTCGGAGCGCGCCAACGCTAGCCGGGGGCGGCCTCCCGTGGGGTGGCCTGCTCGCATCCCGTGGTGGTAGGAGAGTCGGGGCTGCTGCGTGGTGGTGA